Proteins found in one Zea mays cultivar B73 chromosome 1, Zm-B73-REFERENCE-NAM-5.0, whole genome shotgun sequence genomic segment:
- the LOC100381444 gene encoding Acyl transferase 1-like — MVTFKAHRSDPELVTPASPTPQGSKTLSDVDSQIPLWFYATVIEFFRPRNAVDGHDTQAVVDVAEAIREALAKALVYYYPIAGRLREVSKGKLAVECSGEGVVFVDAHADVRLDELGEPLLPPYPCIEELVCDIGDAKDVVGRPLMFMQVTRFKCGGFAIGVSICHNMADAFGVIQFLKCVTDLARGDEHPAVLPVWDRELLTARNPPDLTSLPFVQESHESSPVQPMTMDKMVGCYFLFGPREIAALRSQVTEPATNFELITAAMWMCRAEAIALALGCGSAGSQQQRASSSLLITMNVRGKAKLTPPLPRGFYGNGFVFVEAELCGATRSLGGTVELVQKAKRGMTEEYVKSMVDLFSLGGAPPYAQGWTFVVSDITRIGEDELDLGWAERVAGGVPIVGNDDATKMVSYQMRCKNADDEDCVVASMYLPEPAMNKFKEKILILATSKLAT, encoded by the exons ATGGTGACCTTCAAGGCACACCGGAGCGATCCGGAGCTGGTGACACCGGCATCACCAACACCTCAGGGGAGCAAGACCCTCTCCGACGTTGACAGCCAGATCCCCCTGTGGTTCTACGCCACGGTGATCGAGTTCTTCCGCCCCCGTAACGCTGTTGACGGCCACGACACCCAGGCGGTGGTCGATGTCGCGGAGGCCATCAGGGAGGCCCTGGCCAAGGCCCTGGTGTACTACTACCCAATCGCCGGCcgtctcagggaggtctccaaaggGAAGCTGGCGGTGGAGTGCAGCGGAGAAGGAGTGGTGTTCGTGGATGCCCATGCCGATGTGCGGCTAGACGAGCTTGGTGAGCCGCTGCTGCCGCCGTACCCTTGCATTGAGGAGCTCGTGTGCGACATCGGCGACGCCAAAGACGTTGTTGGCAGGCCTCTGATGTTCATGCAA GTGACGAGGTTCAAATGCGGCGGATTTGCAATCGGCGTCAGCATATGCCACAACATGGCTGACGCCTTCGGTGTCATCCAGTTCCTCAAGTGCGTAACGGATCTCGCGCGAGGCGACGAGCACCCGGCCGTTCTGCCGGTGTGGGACAGAGAGCTTCTGACGGCGCGCAACCCACCCGACCTGACAAGCTTACCCTTCGTCCAGGAGTCGCACGAGTCATCGCCGGTCCAGCCCATGACCATGGACAAGATGGTCGGTTGCTACTTCCTCTTCGGCCCGAGAGAGATCGCCGCGCTTCGAAGCCAAGTGACCGAGCCGGCCACCAACTTCGAGCTCATCACGGCCGCCATGTGGATGTGCCGAGCGGAAGCTATAGCTCTTGCTCTTGGGTGCGGGAGCGCCGGCAGCCAGCAGCAGCGAGCGTCGTCGTCCCTGCTGATCACCATGAACGTTCGAGGGAAAGCGAAGCTGACACCgcccctcccgcgcgggttctacGGCAACGGCTTCGTCTTCGTGGAGGCGGAGCTGTGCGGGGCGACGCGCTCGCTCGGTGGCACGGTCGAGCTCGTGCAGAAGGCCAAGCGCGGCATGACGGAGGAGTACGTGAAGTCGATGGTGGATCTGTTCTCGCTCGGCGGGGCGCCGCCGTACGCGCAGGGGTGGACGTTCGTGGTGTCCGACATAACGCGGATcggggaggacgagttggacctggGGTGGGCGGAGCGGGTGGCCGGCGGCGTGCCCATTGTCGGAAACGACGACGCGACCAAGATGGTTAGCTACCAGATGAGGTGCAAGAACGCAGACGATGAGGACTGCGTGGTAGCTTCCATGTACCTACCAGAGCCGGCCATGAACAAGTTCAAGGAGAAGATCCTCATCTTAGCAACTTCAAAGCTAGCGACTTGA